In Erigeron canadensis isolate Cc75 chromosome 1, C_canadensis_v1, whole genome shotgun sequence, a single window of DNA contains:
- the LOC122580881 gene encoding beta-glucosidase 12-like — MHLEGSSVVILRFTTTLIYAFLTLIKGLEAVTNAGLPPNYYLATINRSSFPDDFTFGSASSSFQNEGGANDDGRAPSIWDTFTKKHPDKIADHSNAATATDSYHRYKEDVKMLRQMGMDAYRFSISWSRVIPLGRLSSGLNEHGIAYYNKLINELISNDIEPFVTLFHWDLPQALEDEYGGFLSSRIVDDFRDFAELCFRRFGDRVKYWITLNEPWSYSVGGYEKGNYAPGRCSYFVGNCSTGDSGIEPYIVTHNMLLAHAAAVKLYHDIYKGPQKGKVGISLVTRWMVPFSDEKLHRDAAVRALDFDFGWFMSPLIFGDYPEDMRSNVADRLPRFTTEESYTLRNSLDFLGLNYYTANYVQHVSEAVTDNMTRSSDAQAQLSNERNGVPIGSKGGSDWLRAYPQGLHDLLVYIKNNYNNPTIYITENGVDEPNNSSLSLRQVLQDDFRVQYYVGHLQKLLQAINAGVNVKGYFAWSLLDNFNWDRGYAVRFGLHFVDYGNELRRYPKFSSTWFTNFLRIRG, encoded by the exons ATGCATTTAGAAGGTAGTAGTGTTGTGATATTAAGGTTCACAACAACACTGATTTATGCATTTTTAACATTGATCAAAGGTTTGGAAGCAGTTACTAATGCTGGTTTACCTCCCAACTATTATTTAGCCACCATAAACCGGTCTAGTTTCCCTGACGATTTTACTTTTGGCTCTGCTTCTTCTTCCTTTCAG AACGAGGGTGGGGCAAATGACGATGGTAGAGCTCCAAGTATATGGGATACTTTCACCAAAAAACATCCCG ACAAGATCGCGGATCATAGTAATGCAGCTACGGCGACAGATAGTTATCATCGATACAAG GAGGATGTGAAGATGTTAAGGCAAATGGGAATGGATGCATACCGTTTCTCAATCTCATGGTCTCGAGTTATACCAC TTGGAAGGCTAAGCAGTGGACTTAATGAGCATGGGATTGCATACTACAATAAACTCATAAACGAGCTTATATCCAATG ATATTGAACCCTTTGTGACTCTATTTCACTGGGATCTTCCTCAAGCCCTAGAAGACGAGTATGGAGGTTTCTTAAGTTCACGCATTGT CGATGATTTTCGTGATTTTGCTGAGCTGTGTTTTAGAAGATTTGGTGATCGCGTTAAATATTGGATTACCCTGAACGAGCCATGGAGCTACAGTGTTGGAGGTTATGAAAAAGGAAATTATGCCCCGGGCCGATGTTCTTACTTCGTGGGTAATTGCAGCACCGGTGATTCAGGAATCGAGCCTTATATCGTCACCCATAATATGCTTCTTGCTCATGCTGCTGCTGTTAAGTTGTATCATGATATTTATAAG GGACCCCAAAAGGGCAAGGTTGGAATCTCACTTGTGACACGATGGATGGTACCATTTTCCGACGAGAAATTACATCGGGATGCCGCAGTTCGTGctcttgattttgattttggatg GTTTATGAGCCCATTGATATTTGGAGATTACCCAGAGGATATGCGAAGCAATGTCGCAGATAGATTACCTCGATTCACAACTGAAGAATCGTACACTTTGAGGAACTCGTTGGATTTTCTCGGGTTGAACTACTACACTGCAAATTACGTGCAACATGTTTCTGAGGCCGTCACAGATAATATGACTCGATCTTCTGATGCTCAAGCTCAATTATCGA ATGAGAGAAATGGAGTTCCAATTGGTTCAAAG GGAGGATCAGATTGGCTTCGGGCATACCCACAAGGGTTGCATGATCTCCTAGTCTACATAAAGAACAATTACAACAATCCCACAATTTACATTACTGAAAATG GTGTGGATGAACCAAACAATTCCTCGTTATCTCTTCGACAGGTCCTCCAAGATGATTTCAGGGTTCAGTACTATGTTGGTCATCTCCAAAAACTTCTTCAGGCTATCAA TGCAGGGGTTAATGTGAAAGGTTACTTTGCGTGGTCATTATTGGATAACTTCAACTGGGATCGTGGCTATGCGGTTCGATTTGGGCTACATTTTGTAGATTATGGCAACGAGTTGAGACGATACCCAAAGTTTTCATCCACTTGGTTCACTAATTTCTTACGAATTCGTGGCTAG
- the LOC122584727 gene encoding DEAD-box ATP-dependent RNA helicase 18-like, with translation MGKAKAKGKRATLTHKNDDPATGGEDEKTLAQKRKSRHQKPFIDDEDVEKIEEQEDAADDDGDDNSISDLNEKKRKRNKEAKEKDNNLVKKESPNGTRRSNGFRQIGSRRKNKPHRAAEVGVECK, from the coding sequence ATGGGTAAAGCTAAAGCAAAAGGGAAAAGGGCTACTTTAACACACAAAAATGATGATCCTGCAACTGGTGGTGAAGACGAAAAAACTCTGGCTCAGAAACGAAAGAGTAGACATCAAAAACCATTTATAGACGATGAAGATGTCGAAAAGATTGAAGAACAAgaagatgctgctgatgatgatggtgatgacaACTCGATTTCTGATTTGAATGAGAAGAAGAGGAAAAGGAACAAAGAGGCGAAAGAAAAGGATAATAATCTAGTAAAAAAAGAAAGCCCAAATGGAACCCGAAGATCAAATGGTTTTCGTCAAATTGGGAGCAGAAGGAAAAACAAACCCCATCGTGCAGCTGAAGTTGGTGTCGAATGCAAGTAA